Proteins from one Anopheles nili chromosome 2, idAnoNiliSN_F5_01, whole genome shotgun sequence genomic window:
- the LOC128732165 gene encoding cuticlin-4: MAYRMRTLVATFVLLLTVLENVHCDAPLVDSAALPLEHRAVYGPPAPSPVYGTPGLLSGGGGSGGLLGGGGGGGGDDPWPLSASNDSPQIKHLQVQCEKTHMRVNIEFDRPFYGMIFSKGFYSDPHCVHLKPGTGHLSATFEIFLNSCGMSSSANHNAASFGGPTPSGSYVENTIIIQYDPYVQEVWDQARKLRCTWYDFYEKAVTFRPFQVDMLHAVTANFLGDNLQCWMQIQVGKGPWASEVSGIVKIGQTMTMVLAIKDDENKFDMLVRNCVAHDGKRAPIQLVDQHGCVVRPKIMSKFQKIKNFGPSASVVSFAYFQAFKFPDSMNVHFQCVIQVCRYNCPEPKCAGGDYGLPALTGNGISGEYGAPGALSGEYGPPHLSEYGVPPAAYPDPRHPSDASGAYSENQDSVVPAPQAQTSANSAENKSDGPVNANDRIEAQSQSSNPTSNDIHDHINMPPPPPPGQSGYVTVTKQKKDDGLSGDNSGNLVSLGGRPRSVEGLDDLRGVRRRRDTMSVVIRPRIYKRDAQEMTDVNTERIIQVVAPGDVNFALNNASGNETVVIQSQRTVDPETICMSVPSFVGGLVMLLLVLAVASLVAAFLFVRVRHFDRKGTSSASRRPHFVLSELWT; encoded by the exons atggcCTATCGAATGCGAACCTTAGTAGCGACATTTGTGCTCCTGCTCACAGTACTCGAG AATGTCCACTGTGACGCACCGTTGGTCGATTCGGCAGCACTGCCGCTCGAGCACAGAGCCGTGTACGGTCCGCCTGCACCATCACCAGTATACGGAACGCCTGGTTTGCTGAGTGGCGGCGGAGGTAGCGGTGGCCTCCTCGgaggcggcggcggtggtggtggtgacgaTCCGTGGCCACTGTCCGCCTCGAACGACAGCCCGCAGATCAAGCATCTGCAGGTGCAGTGCGAGAAGACGCACATGCGCGTCAACATCGAGTTCGACCGGCCGTTCTACGGTATGATCTTCTCGAAGGGTTTCTACAGCGATCCGCACTGCGTTCATCTTAAGCCAGGCACTGGCCACCTGAGCGCCACCTTCGAAATCTTCCTGAACAGCTGCGGCATGTCCAGCTCGGCCAACCACAACGCTGCCAGCTTCGGTGGTCCGACACCGTCCGGTAGCTACGTCGAGAACACGATCATCATCCAGTACGACCCGTACGTGCAGGAAGTCTGGGATCAG GCTCGCAAGCTTCGTTGCACGTGGTACGACTTCTACGAGAAAGCAGTTACGTTCCGTCCGTTCCAAGTTGATATGTTGCACGCGGTTACGGCCAACTTCCTGGGAGATAACCTGCAGTGCTGGATGCAGATCCAGGTCGGCAAGGGTCCGTGGGCGTCGGAGGTCTCTGGTATCGTGAAGATCGGTcaaacgatgacgatggtaCTCGCCATCAAGGACGACGAGAACAAGTTCGACATGCTGGTGCGCAATTGCGTTGCTCACGATGGCAAACGGGCTCCGATTCAGTTGGTCGATCAGCATGGTTGTGTTGTACGGCCCAAGATCATGAGCAAATTCCAGAAGATCAAGAACTTCGGTCCTTCAGCGTCGGTGGTGTCGTTTGCCTACTTCCAGGCGTTCAAGTTCCCCGACTCGATGAACGTGCACTTCCAGTGCGTGATTCAGGTGTGCCGATACAACTGTCCCGAGCCGAAGTGTGCCGGCGGAGACTACGGTCTTCCGGCGTTGACTGGCAACGGCATCTCGGGTGAATACGGAGCTCCAGGTGCTCTTAGCGGCGAGTACGGACCACCACATCTGTCGGAGTATGGCGTGCCACCAGCGGCTTACCCAGACCCGCGTCATCCTTCAGATGCATCCGGAGCCTACTCCGAGAACCAGGACAGTGTGGTACCAGCACCTCAGGCTCAGACCTCCGCTAATTCAGCCGAAAACAAATCGGACGGCCCAGTGAACGCCAACGATCGAATTGAAGCGCAATCGCAATCCTCGAATCCGACCTCGAACGACATCCACGATCACATCAACatgccaccacctccaccaccgggccAGTCAGGCTACGTTACCGTCACCAAGCAGAAGAAGGACGATGGACTGTCGGGCGACAACAGCGGCAACCTGGTGAGCCTCGGAGGACGACCACGATCGGTTGAGGGCTTGGATGACCTGCGTGGAGTGCGCCGACGACGAGACACCATGTCGGTGGTGATCCGACCGCGAATCTACAAGCGAGACGCTCAAGAGATGACAGATGTCAACACCGAGCGCATCATTCAGGTGGTGGCACCGGGAGACGTCAACTTCGCGCTGAACAATGCCTCAGGCAACGAGACGGTCGTGATCCAATCGCAGCGTACTGTCGATCCCGAGACGATCTGTATGTCCGTGCCGAGCTTTGTCGGAGGCCTTGTGATGCTGTTGCTCGTCCTAGCCGTGGCGTCGCTTGTGGCCGCCTTCCTGTTCGTGCGTGTGCGACACTTCGACCGGAAAGGTACGTCGTCTGCCAGTCGTCGACCACATTTTGTACTGTCGGAGCTGTGGACCTAA